From the genome of Limisalsivibrio acetivorans, one region includes:
- a CDS encoding lysophospholipid acyltransferase family protein, with translation MKALAVKALYSVLGRLSLNSLRRTGFFLGTLLYYLSPSRRKAAIKNARVIGAENPVKTARKACRHNMASFMESFYNGRIDQDFVKNRLKVTFIGEKPDFERTYFIVTAHFGSWELSSGLYRNYIQKDLGLLARRFKDPEIDNLVQKLRGDSEMITYLHHRNCTEDMLRLLGDGVNIAALLDHSATMKDCIMVPLFGIKTTFIKGIPTLSAKMDIPLLPAFFKRTNEGVELIMYPPIEPDKSLKPRERIYDLALRVNKVYEDLFSRYPEQWYLIHKRFKKTEDENGEITDSFYR, from the coding sequence ATGAAAGCCTTGGCGGTTAAGGCGCTTTATTCCGTACTGGGCAGACTCAGCCTCAACAGCCTGAGAAGAACAGGCTTCTTCCTCGGAACACTCCTCTACTATCTTTCCCCCTCCAGACGCAAAGCAGCCATAAAGAACGCCCGAGTTATCGGCGCAGAGAACCCGGTTAAGACTGCGAGGAAGGCGTGCAGGCATAACATGGCAAGCTTCATGGAAAGCTTCTACAACGGAAGGATCGATCAGGATTTCGTTAAGAACCGCCTTAAGGTAACCTTCATAGGGGAAAAGCCCGACTTCGAGCGGACATACTTCATCGTCACCGCCCATTTCGGTTCATGGGAGCTCTCCTCCGGACTGTACAGAAACTATATTCAGAAGGATCTTGGCCTTCTTGCCAGGCGGTTCAAGGATCCCGAGATCGACAATCTCGTGCAGAAACTGCGTGGGGATTCGGAGATGATAACCTACCTCCACCACCGCAACTGCACCGAAGATATGCTCCGCCTGCTGGGCGACGGGGTCAACATCGCCGCCCTGCTGGATCATTCCGCTACGATGAAGGACTGTATCATGGTCCCCCTGTTCGGTATAAAAACCACATTCATCAAAGGTATACCTACCCTGTCGGCAAAGATGGATATACCCCTCCTCCCCGCCTTCTTTAAGCGAACAAACGAGGGGGTCGAGCTCATAATGTATCCCCCCATCGAACCGGATAAATCTCTCAAGCCGAGGGAGCGGATATACGATCTCGCCCTGCGGGTGAACAAGGTTTACGAGGATCTTTTCAGCAGATATCCCGAACAGTGGTACCTTATACATAAACGCTTCAAAAAAACAGAGGATGAAAATGGAGAGATTACCGACAGTTTTTATAGATAG
- a CDS encoding 3-deoxy-D-manno-octulosonic acid transferase, translating to MRTKEDKDYFQRFGFIMFPEPPESSVWFHCASVGEVRSLKTLISNLKDRFPETEIIISTTTATGKDIAEKELKPFASFLLPIENSFAIRHIIEYMNVRALVIVDTELWPNLITTASKHTQLYLVNGRISDRSMNSYRRIRFIISPLLKSFEFIFTKSGEDRDRFTELKGSSEGIEVLGNIKYYEVNLEPEDKAAAPLAGTDFFFAASTHKGEEEAALNAWIKSGKRGRVVIAPRHMNRVSEVYEEAKRAGLRVCRLTTFNENCEAVVVDLFGQLEPLYKHARKIFIGGSIADVGGHNIFEALQFGKCAAVGPNMHNFREIYSMAAKHGMVCTVHNEEEMAVFIKEDRCVPDGDAFMDELRSSAEHKLDRFLEALNESLGG from the coding sequence TTGAGGACGAAGGAGGATAAGGACTACTTCCAGCGTTTCGGCTTCATAATGTTCCCCGAGCCTCCGGAAAGCTCTGTTTGGTTCCACTGCGCAAGCGTTGGAGAGGTACGCAGTCTCAAGACACTCATCAGCAACCTCAAGGACAGATTCCCCGAAACCGAAATAATTATAAGTACCACTACAGCCACAGGCAAAGATATCGCCGAGAAGGAGCTTAAGCCCTTCGCATCCTTCCTTCTCCCCATAGAGAACTCCTTCGCCATCAGGCATATTATCGAATATATGAACGTCCGTGCTCTTGTTATAGTTGACACAGAGCTGTGGCCCAACCTCATAACAACAGCATCAAAGCATACACAGCTCTATCTCGTAAACGGAAGGATCTCCGACCGCAGCATGAACAGCTACCGGAGGATCCGCTTCATCATCTCCCCTCTGCTTAAGTCCTTCGAGTTCATCTTCACCAAGAGCGGGGAGGACAGGGACCGCTTCACCGAATTAAAGGGCTCCTCAGAAGGGATAGAGGTTCTCGGAAACATCAAGTACTACGAGGTAAACCTTGAACCAGAGGATAAGGCGGCGGCACCCCTTGCCGGAACCGATTTCTTCTTCGCCGCCAGTACCCACAAGGGTGAGGAAGAGGCCGCCCTCAACGCATGGATAAAGAGCGGCAAACGGGGAAGGGTTGTCATTGCCCCCCGACACATGAACAGGGTTTCTGAAGTATACGAAGAGGCTAAGCGTGCCGGACTCCGTGTTTGCAGGCTCACAACCTTCAATGAAAACTGCGAAGCGGTGGTTGTGGATCTCTTCGGTCAGCTCGAACCGCTGTATAAGCATGCCCGCAAGATCTTCATAGGGGGCTCCATAGCCGATGTCGGGGGACACAACATCTTCGAGGCTCTGCAGTTCGGCAAATGCGCCGCTGTGGGGCCCAATATGCACAACTTCCGTGAGATATACTCCATGGCCGCAAAGCACGGCATGGTTTGCACAGTTCACAACGAAGAGGAGATGGCCGTCTTCATTAAGGAGGATAGATGCGTACCGGACGGGGATGCGTTCATGGATGAGCTCCGCTCCTCTGCGGAACATAAGCTGGACCGATTTTTGGAGGCTTTGAATGAAAGCCTTGGCGGTTAA
- a CDS encoding D-glycero-alpha-D-manno-heptose-1,7-bisphosphate 7-phosphatase, whose product MERLPTVFIDRDGTINIESGYINHPVNFRLYPFAAQAIRILNEHGIQVVVVTNQAGVGRGYFDENHVNMLHTLMKEKLKSQGAHIDALYYCPHHSSSKDPKYSAECDCRKPSPGMVNKALAELPVDRERMFVIGDRKGDMKLAENTGACGIMVRTGYGEGELIKEKNIPAEVITDNLLTAVYEVLSRIEQD is encoded by the coding sequence ATGGAGAGATTACCGACAGTTTTTATAGATAGGGACGGCACAATCAACATCGAATCGGGCTACATTAATCATCCGGTGAATTTCCGGCTGTACCCCTTTGCTGCCCAGGCTATCCGCATACTCAACGAACACGGTATTCAGGTTGTTGTTGTAACGAATCAGGCGGGGGTCGGCAGGGGATATTTCGATGAGAACCATGTAAACATGCTCCACACCCTTATGAAAGAGAAGCTCAAATCACAGGGTGCACATATTGACGCACTATACTACTGCCCCCACCACAGCTCTTCTAAGGATCCGAAGTACTCCGCGGAGTGCGACTGCAGAAAGCCCTCCCCCGGAATGGTGAACAAGGCTCTGGCGGAGCTTCCAGTGGACAGGGAGCGTATGTTTGTTATCGGCGATCGAAAGGGTGATATGAAGCTTGCTGAGAACACCGGAGCCTGCGGCATTATGGTGCGCACAGGCTACGGCGAGGGTGAGCTTATCAAGGAGAAGAATATACCGGCAGAGGTAATAACCGACAACCTCCTCACCGCTGTTTATGAGGTTCTGTCAAGAATTGAGCAGGATTGA